A region of the Pseudomonadota bacterium genome:
CTGCTCGCTAGTGAGCTTGCGTTGACCGCCTTCCCAGCGCAGGCTGAGATCGCCCAGGGCCTGCTGGGCCACCCAGTAGCTGTCGGCGACCACGGCCACCACGTCGCCGAGGTTGAGCACGTCGCGAACGCCGGCTCGCGCGCGCGCCTTGGCGTCGTGCGCTATCACCGCGCGGGCGTCGCGCACCTCTGGTAGGGCAATCGCCGCGTACGCCATCCCTGGCACGATCACGTCGATGCCGAACTGGGCCGTACCGTCGACCTTGCCGGCCAGATCCAGGCGCCTAACGGATCGCCCTACTAGCCTGTACTCGCCCGGCGCCTTGAGCGCTGGCTTGAGCGAAGGCGAGTAGCGTGCGGCCGCGTTCGCTAGCTCGCCGTAAGTGATGCGGCGATCACTGGCAGCATGTGTGATCTGGCTGTCCCGGGTGCGCAGCTCCGTGGCATCTACTTGCCAAAGGTCTGCGGCGGCGGCGAGCAGCATCTGGCGTCCAGCAGCGCCGGCACGGCGCATCCCGTGGTGGCCAGTCAAGCGTATCGCCGTGCTGCCACCGGTGATCTGGCCCACCAGGCCCTTGGAGATCTGCAGAAACGTAAAGTCTATCAGCGGGTACATGAACTCGGGGATGGCAGGTGCCTCGCCGATCACGTAGCCCCGGCCGAGGTCACTATTGGTGTAGGCGTCGCTGGTCGGTGCGTCTTCTATGCGCACCCTCGACCAGTCCGCGTCTAATTCCTCAGCGAGCATCTGCGCTAGGCCCGTGCCTGCCCCCTGGCCCATCTCGGCGTGCGGGATCAGCACCGTGAGTTGGTTGTCTGGAGTGAGCTTAACCCACGTGTTGAGGAGCACTTGGTCGCCCTGCGTGCTGCCCTCGCTGGTCATCCGCAGGCGGTTTGGGGCCAGCGCGATGCCAAGCGTCAGGCCGCCGCTTAGCAGGCCCGCGGAGGCGAGGAAGGCGCGGCGAGTGATGCGCCCCAGCCGGCCATTATGGGGCTTGCGCTCGCTCATGCACCCGCCACTCGCCGTTGCTTGGCGGCTGTATGGATCGCGGGGCGCAAGCGGTCGTAGGTGCCGCATCGACAGATGTTGGTAATCGCCGAATCGATCTGTGCGTCCGTGGGTTCGCGATACTGTGCGAGCAGCGCTTCCACCGCCATGATCATGCCGCTCTGGCAGTAGCCGCATTGGGGCACCTGATGGCTGAGCCAGGCCTCCTGCACCGCCGTGCGCACATCGGGTGCGCCGATGCCTTCGATCGTGGTGACACGTGCGTCCGCCACCGCGTGCATCGGCAGCACGCAGGTGCGCACGGCTCGCCCATCCACGTGCATCGTGCAGGCGCCGCATGCAGCGATACCGCACCCAAACTTGGTGCCGGTCAATCCGAACTGCTCGCGCACGGCCCACAGCAGTGGCATTTGCGGGTCGCCGTCGAAGTTGACCCGTCGACCATTCAATTCGAAGGAAACGGACATCTCACGCACTCCCGAGTGTTGGAGATATAAGCGGACGATAGTCCGTTTAAAGGGAGTAAGCAAGGACGACGACCTACGTCCCTTGCCTGCAACCCCTGCCTCCTTCGTAGAATGTGCGTCATGTCTGCGACCGCACCCGACTTACCTTCATTGCTACAGTTTGAGACGCTGGCGCCCGAGCGCGCCGATGCGGCTGAGAATCGCCACGCCATCCTGCGTGCAGCGCAGGGCTTGCTGCGCAAGCGCCCGTTGCAGGCCATCACGATGACCGATCTGGCAAGCGCGGCCGGGGTGGGTCAGGGCACGCTTTATCGTCGCTTCAAGAACAAGGCGATGTTGGCGAAGGCCCTGTTGCTCGAGCACCTGTTGGCGCTGGATTCGCAGCTGCATCGACGCAGCGCGGCGGGTGCAACGCCGCGTGACCTATTGCACTGGTTTGTTGGTGATCTCGTAGAGCTGGTCAGCTTGCAGGCAGATTTGGTGGCCGCGATCACCATGAAGGAGGATATGCTGGCCAACTGGTGGACGCAGACGCCACCCGCGCGCTGGTTGGCGCGCGTCATGTCGATCCTCTACGAGTCCTGTACGGATGAGGGCGAAGGTGAGACGTTCGCTTCTCTCGTGATGCCCGCCGTCATGGGTCTCGGTCCTGCTAGCGAGAGCAGTGAGGTGGCTGCCGCGCGTGCGCGCATCGCGCGACTGGTCGATGCCCTGCTCGAGCATCGCTAGTGGGCCGCTTGGTAAAT
Encoded here:
- a CDS encoding (2Fe-2S)-binding protein — its product is MSVSFELNGRRVNFDGDPQMPLLWAVREQFGLTGTKFGCGIAACGACTMHVDGRAVRTCVLPMHAVADARVTTIEGIGAPDVRTAVQEAWLSHQVPQCGYCQSGMIMAVEALLAQYREPTDAQIDSAITNICRCGTYDRLRPAIHTAAKQRRVAGA
- a CDS encoding helix-turn-helix domain-containing protein; this translates as MSATAPDLPSLLQFETLAPERADAAENRHAILRAAQGLLRKRPLQAITMTDLASAAGVGQGTLYRRFKNKAMLAKALLLEHLLALDSQLHRRSAAGATPRDLLHWFVGDLVELVSLQADLVAAITMKEDMLANWWTQTPPARWLARVMSILYESCTDEGEGETFASLVMPAVMGLGPASESSEVAAARARIARLVDALLEHR